One window from the genome of Bubalus kerabau isolate K-KA32 ecotype Philippines breed swamp buffalo chromosome 17, PCC_UOA_SB_1v2, whole genome shotgun sequence encodes:
- the FHOD1 gene encoding FH1/FH2 domain-containing protein 1 isoform X2: MAGEEDRGDGELVSLVTVRVQYLEDTDPFACANFPEPRRAPTCSLDGALPLGAQIPALHRLLGAPLKLEDCALQVSPSGYYLDPELSLEEQREMLEGFFEEISKGRKPTLILRTQLSVRVNAILEKLYGSSGPELRRSLFSLKQIFQEDKDLVPEFVHSEGLSCLTRVGAAADHNYQTYILRALGQLMLFVDGMLGVVAHTETVQWLYTLCASLSRLVVKTALKLLLVFVEYSESNAPLFIRAVNSVASTTGAPPWANLVSILEEKNGTDPELLVYTVTLINKTLAALPDQDSFYDVTDALEQQGMEALIQHHLGKAGTDVDLRAQLVLYENALRLEDGDLEEVVTGGRRTTRRKPSSEEGKRSRRSLEVRSPEPGSTGPASPVVSTSAASLVLPTSSTSRPVGPASPPSPASSPVGPASGLHSTLRLFPSVSVAPSSDSSCERSVYKARFLENVAAAETEKQAALAQGRAETLAGAMPDDMDGCPDTRESRYSQEPTPAPRTPQSAAPRILLCAQQSLEPEPREPLAPPSPKAEPVWELPARVPRLCIGDLDFSDLGEDEDQDMLNMESVEAEKGIPPPPPPPPLLSGSLPPPPPPPPPPLKSPFPPTPPPPPAVPVPHSAPDGPALPTKRKTVKLFWRELKLAGVRGGSGSRFGPSPTLWASLEPVSVDTARLEHLFESRAKDVLPSKKAGEGRRTMTTVLDPKRSNAINIGLTTLPPVHVIKAALLNFDEFAVSKDGIEKLLTMMPTEEERQKIEEAQLANPDVPLGPAENFLMTLASIGGLAARLQLWAFKLDYDSMEREIAEPLFDLKVGMEQLVQNATFRCILATLLAVGNFLNGSQSSGFELSYLEKVSEVKDTVRRQPLLHHLCALVLQARPDSSDLYSEIPALARCAKVDFEQLTENLGQLERRSRAAEDSLRSLAKHDLAPALRARLTHFLVHCTRRVAMLRVVHRRVCNRFHAFLLYLGYTAEAAREVRIMQFCHTLREFALEYRTCRDRVLQQQQKRATYRERNKTRGRMITETEKFSGVAGETPSKPSVPVAVSSGPGEGDADSHATMKSLLASKPEDATHGRRSRGMVQSSSPVMPTAVGPSTVPPEEPPGSSLPSDTSDEIMDLLVQSVTKSSPRALAARERKRSRGNRKSLRRTLKSGLGEDLVQALGLSKGPGLEV, translated from the exons ATGGCGGGCGAGGAAGACCGCGGGGACGGGGAGCTTGTATCACTGGTGACCGTGCGGGTGCAGTACCTAGAGGACACCGACCCTTTCGCATGTGCCAACTTCCCGGAGCCGCGCCGGGCCCCCACCTGCAGCCTGGACGGGGCGCTGCCCCTGGGCGCGCAGATACCCGCCCTGCACCGCCTGCTGGGGGCGCCGCTCAAG CTCGAGGACTGTGCCCTGCAAGTGTCTCCATCTGGATATTACCTGGACCCTGAGCTGTCCCTGGAAGAGCAGCGGGAGATGTTGGAGGGCTTCTTTGAAGAGATCAG CAAAGGGCGGAAGCCTACTCTGATCCTGCGAACCCAGCTCTCCGTGAGGGTCAATGCCATCTTAG AAAAGTTGTATGGCTCCAGTGGCCCTGAGCTCCGCCGCTCCCTCTTCTCACTAAAGCAGATCTTCCAG GAGGACAAGGACCTGGTGCCTGAATTCGTGCACTCTGAGGGGCTGAGTTGCCTGACCCGCGTGGGCGCCGCTGCTGACCACAACTACCAGACCTACATCCTCCGAG CCCTAGGCCAGCTGATGCTGTTTGTGGATGGGATGCTGGGGGTGGTGGCCCACACTGAGACCGTGCAGTGGCTGTACACGCTGTGTGCCAGCCTG TCCCGCTTGGTGGTGAAGACAGCCCTGAAACTGCTACTGGTGTTCGTGGAATACTCTGAGAGCAACGCACCGCTGTTCATCCGTGCAGTCAACTCTGTGGCCAGCACCACGG GTGCTCCTCCGTGGGCCAATTTGGTGTCCATCCTGGAGGAGAAGAACGGCACTGACCCCGAGCTGCTGGTGTACACTGTCACCCTCATCAACAAG ACTCTGGCAGCCCTCCCGGACCAGGACTCCTTCTACGACGTGACAGATGCACTGGAGCAGCAGGGCATGGAAGCACTGATCCAGCACCACTTGGGCAAGGCGGGCACTGACGTCGACCTGCGAGCCCAACTTGTACTCTATGAG AACGCCCTGCGGTTGGAGGATGGAGACCTCGAAGAAGTCGTCACAGGTGGGCGGCGCACCACCCGCCGAAAACCTTCCTCAGAGGAGGGCAAGAGGAGCCGCCGATCTCTGGAAGTGCGCTCCCCAGAGCCTGG CTCCACAGGCCCCGCCTCTCCGGTCGTCTCCACCTCCGCTGCCAGCCTGGTCCTGCCGACCAGCTCCACCTCCCGCCCCGTAGGCCCCGCCTCACCTCCAAGCCCCGCCTCCAGCCCCGTGGGCCCTGCCTCTGGCCTCCATAGCACCTTGAGACTCTTTCCTAGCGTCTCCGTGGCGCCCTCATCCGACAGCTCCTGTGAGAGGAGCGTCTACAA AGCCCGGTTCCTGGAGaatgtagcagcagcagaaacagaaaAGCAGGCTGCGCTGGCCCAGGGCCGGGCAGAAACATTGGCCGGTGCCATGCCGGATGATATGGACGGGTGTCcag ACACCCGAGAATCAAGGTACTCTCAGGAACCCACCCCTGCACCCAGGACACCCCAGAGTGCTGCCCCCCGAATCCTGCTGTGTGCCCAGCAGAGCCTTGAGCCAGAGCCCAGGGAGCCATTGGCCCCACCAAGCCCCAAGGCTGAGCCTGTGTGGGAGCTCCCTGCCCGTGTACCCAGGCTCTGCATTGGGGACCTGGACTTCTCAGATCTGGGGGAGGATGAAGACCAGGACATGCTGAACATGGAGTCTGTGGAGGCGGAGAAAGGgatcccacccccaccacccccaccacccctgcTCTCTGGAAgcctcccacctcctccacctccacctcccccacccctcaaaaGTCCCTTCccaccaaccccacccccaccccctgctgtcCCTGTTCCCCACTCAGCACCTGatggccctgccctccccaccaagAGGAAGACAGTAAAACTCTTCTGGCGGGAGCTAAAGTTGGCTGGAGTCCGTGGAGGCTCTGGCAGTCGCTTTGGGCCCAGCCCCACCCTGTGGGCCTCACTAGAGCCTGTCTCAGTGGATACAGCCCGGCTAGAACACCTGTTTGAGTCCCGAGCCAAGGACGTGTTGCCTTCCAAG AAAGCTGGTGAGGGCCGCCGTACAATGACCACAGTGCTGGACCCCAAGCGCAGCAATGCCATCAACATCGGCCTAACCACACTGCCACCTGTGCACGTGATCAAGGCTGCCCTGCTCAACTTTGATGAGTTTGCTGTAAGCAAGGATGGCATCGAG AAGCTACTGACCATGATGCCCACGGAGGAGGAGCGGCAGAAGATCGAGGAGGCCCAGCTGGCCAATCCTGACGTACCCTTGGGCCCAGCTGAGAATTTCCTGATGACTCTCGCCTCCATCGGGGGCCTGGCTGCCCGCCTACAACTCTGGGCCTTCAAACTGGATTATGACAGCATGGAGCGG GAAATTGCAGAGCCACTGTTCGACCTGAAAGTGGGCATGGAACAACTGGTGCAAAATGCCACCTTCCGCTGCATCCTGGCCACCCTGCTGGCTGTGGGCAACTTCCTCAATGGCTCCCAG AGCAGCGGCTTTGAGCTGAGCTACCTGGAGAAGGTGTCAGAAGTGAAGGACACGGTGCGCCGCCAGCCCCTGCTGCACCACCTGTGCGCTCTGGTGCTGCAGGCCCGGCCCGACTCCTCCGACCTGTACTCGGAGATCCCCGCCCTGGCCCGCTGTGCCAAG GTGGACTTTGAGCAGCTGACTGAGAACCTGGGGCAGCTGGAGCGCCGGAGCCGGGCAGCTGAAGACAGCCTGCGGAGCCTGGCCAAGCACGATCTGGCTCCAGCCTTGCGTGCCCGCCTCACCCACTTCCTGGTGCACTGTACCCGCCGTGTTGCCATGCTGAGGGTCGTACACCGCCGTGTCTGCAACAG GTTCCATGCCTTCCTGCTGTACCTGGGGTACACGGCAGAGGCAGCCCGTGAGGTCCGCATCATGCAGTTTTGCCACACGCTGCGGGAGTTCGCACTGGAGTATCGGACCTGCCGGGACCGGGTgctgcagcagcaacagaagcggGCCACATACCGTGAGCGCAACAAGACTCGGGGACGTATGATCACTGAG ACAGAGAAGTTCTCAGGTGTGGCTGGGGAAACCCCCAGCAAGCCGTCTGTCCCTGTGGCTGTGAGCAGTGGGCCGGGAGAAGGTGATGCTGATAGTCATGCCACCATGAAGAGTCTGCTGGCCAGCAAGCCCGAGGATGCCACACATGGCCGTCGCAGCAGAG GCATGGTCCAGAGCAGCTCCCCAGTCATGCCTACAGCAGTGGGGCCCTCCACTGTACCCCCGGAAGAACCTCCAGGCTCCAGTTTACCCAGTGACACTTCAGATGAGATCATGGACCTGCTGGTGCAGTCAGTGACCAAGAGCAGCCCCCGTGCCTTAGCTGCTAGGGAACGCAAGCGTTCCCGTGGCAACCGCAAGTCTT TGAGACGGACGCTGAAGAGCGGGCTGGGAGAGGATCTGGTACAGGCACTTGGACTGAGCAAGGGTCCTGGCCTGGAAGTGTGA